TCACACTTCTCCTTTCTTTTGTAATTTTTTATAAAATGCTTTTTGCTTGTGTCACCTCCGTCTGAATTCTATTTTTAATTTCTTTCACCCCATTTCATAGGTATTGAAATCTAAGCATTTGTTATACGTTTATGTAATAAGCGACTGGTTTATGAATGTTTTTCTGATTCGCTCATAATAATTAGTACAGGTCAAATCTCGCTAACCGAGATTTGTGGGTTGAAATATAGGTATTGATATCTATAAAAAGCATTCAGCAGAGCAGGACTTTCGTCCTGCTCTGCATTTTATCACACAAAAAATCCCACACCAGTATCGACGCTCGCGTCAAGACCAGTTTCCCTACTGTATTTATGATCATCGGTCAGCACAGCAATCTCACTGTCGACAGCGGAAATACATCCGGCATCGTACAATGCACGATAATGATTCTCATAGATATTGACACTGTATTGCTGAACTTTACGCAAAAGCTGCCTGCTATGCTGCCCTTCGCGCAGTTTGTCCGCAAGTTCTTTTGCCTCATCGCAATCCGGTATTAACACTGTCCTCGTTTCCTTATCGTCGATTAGCTTGAATTTCTGTGCAACCTCTGCGAATGGGAAGCTAAGATCCTTTTCGTAGCCGTCTTCAAAGCGTTTTATGACACTTTTAGCGTCAAGCCCCTTGTCCTCGGCGTAATATAGCTGCGTAAAATATGCAGTGATAGCCTCAGGCGACATCGGGTCTTCTTTAAACTGTTTTGCAACAGAGTCAGCAAACGCCTCCCATCGTCTCTGCTCATCCGAATTATGCTGGTATTTCCCCTCTGGTTCAAAGATATAAACCGGGCTTATACCGTTTTTGCCCTCACGATTGCAGCGGCCGGCCGCCTGTATATCGGAATCAAGCCCCGCCGCTGCACGATATACGACCGGAAAATCCAAATCGACACCTGCTTCAACAAGGCTTGTCGCCACAACCCGGCAAGGCAGCTTATGGTCAAGCCGGCACTTTATTCTTTCTAATGTCTGTGAACGGTGTTTCGGATACATCATCGTAGAAAGATGGAAGGCACCTTCTTTATTCAATAGATTGAAAACGGCCTGCGCTTGTTTTCTTGTTCTGACAATACACAAAACTTGATTATAAGTATTCAGCTTTGCAGCCAGTTCTTCATCCGAAAGAGGCCCCACAAATTGTAATGTAGTGCGCCTGAAAAATTCGTACAGTTCCTTTTTGTCCTCGCATATTTCTTTTACTTCAAGTTCCTTTGGGAAGAAACTGTCCAGCGCGGGCTGTGTAGCACTGCATAAAACCGCCGTACAACCGTAGTTATAAACGAGCTCGGCTATAGCCCGCACGCATGGCTGCAAATACGGCAGCGGAATCATCTGTGCTTCATCAAAAACAATCACGCTGTTGACTATATTATGGAGTTTGCGGCATTTCGACGGGCGGTTGCCAAATAACGACTCAAAAAACTGCACCGTCGTGGTTACTATTACCGGCATGTCCCAATTTTCAGTAGCAAGCCTCTGACGAGTTAACATCTCGCTGGAATCATCGTAGTTGAAATTTGAATGGTGTTCCAGCACGTTTTCTTCACCCAATATACCTTTAAATACAGCTGCATTCTGCTCAATGATTGAATTGTACGGTATCACATAAATAATCCGCTGCAGCTTATGTATTTTCGCATGCCTTAGTGCAAATGCCAGAGACGCTATGGTCTTGCCGCCGCCGGTGGGCACAGTAAGCGTATAAGCTCCCTTATCCATCTCCGCTTTTTGCAGGCATGTATTCAAAATATGTGTCCTCTTTTTATTTATTGGCGTATCTGATTTAGCGAATTTCGGCAGAAACTGCTCTAACTTTTCATAAAGTGCCTGAATACTCTCTCCGATTTTGCGGTCGACATCTCCGTTCATGGACCTTTCAGTATCCAGAAAATCGGCATCCACCAGACATGAGTAAAGCATACGGAGATAAAACGCCAGCGAGAACCCGATTTTATATAAGGGCCGTATAGGAATTCTGCAGTCAGGGCTTATAATAGGATTAATCTCTTCTTTATAATGCTCATAGTTTTCAATCTGCTTCTTCAGCCGGCCGCGCAGTGTCGCGTCATCCTGCGTATCGGCGTTTTTTCCTCCGTCAGGCAATCCGGAATGATGCCCCGCGATGCAATAGCCGAGCAGAAATCCAAGATCGCCGTACAGCTTGTTTGCCTCAACCGCACCGGCTGTTGAGTGGTCAACCAGATTTCCGCCCTCTCTCAACCGCCTTTGAAATTTGGCAGTGTATTTCCCTATGTCGTGGAGCAGGCCGCACAGCCATGCTATTTCACCGCTGTTAAAAGGGTCCGCGAATTCCCTCGCACGCTCTGCAACATTCTTCAGATGTTCCGTAAGCAATTGCCACTCGGTTTGATCCAGCACCTCATTGGTTTTCGGGTCGGTCTTTGTATGGGCATAATATTTTTCAGGACTCACCATATTAATGACCACCTATCTATTATTCACCTACATTTTAGTATCAATAGCATAAAAAGTAAACCATTT
This DNA window, taken from [Clostridium] cellulosi, encodes the following:
- a CDS encoding hypothetical protein (High confidence in function and specificity), with product MVSPEKYYAHTKTDPKTNEVLDQTEWQLLTEHLKNVAERAREFADPFNSGEIAWLCGLLHDIGKYTAKFQRRLREGGNLVDHSTAGAVEANKLYGDLGFLLGYCIAGHHSGLPDGGKNADTQDDATLRGRLKKQIENYEHYKEEINPIISPDCRIPIRPLYKIGFSLAFYLRMLYSCLVDADFLDTERSMNGDVDRKIGESIQALYEKLEQFLPKFAKSDTPINKKRTHILNTCLQKAEMDKGAYTLTVPTGGGKTIASLAFALRHAKIHKLQRIIYVIPYNSIIEQNAAVFKGILGEENVLEHHSNFNYDDSSEMLTRQRLATENWDMPVIVTTTVQFFESLFGNRPSKCRKLHNIVNSVIVFDEAQMIPLPYLQPCVRAIAELVYNYGCTAVLCSATQPALDSFFPKELEVKEICEDKKELYEFFRRTTLQFVGPLSDEELAAKLNTYNQVLCIVRTRKQAQAVFNLLNKEGAFHLSTMMYPKHRSQTLERIKCRLDHKLPCRVVATSLVEAGVDLDFPVVYRAAAGLDSDIQAAGRCNREGKNGISPVYIFEPEGKYQHNSDEQRRWEAFADSVAKQFKEDPMSPEAITAYFTQLYYAEDKGLDAKSVIKRFEDGYEKDLSFPFAEVAQKFKLIDDKETRTVLIPDCDEAKELADKLREGQHSRQLLRKVQQYSVNIYENHYRALYDAGCISAVDSEIAVLTDDHKYSRETGLDASVDTGVGFFV